A stretch of Candidatus Thermoplasmatota archaeon DNA encodes these proteins:
- the xseA gene encoding exodeoxyribonuclease VII large subunit — MAPSRKVSRLPVEFEEPAASAPAAVAEGPKGVGVTEAVRLITDTLRKNPALSDMWVRGEVGDFTAARSGHWYFTLKDATSAIACVMWSTANARVRFPVKTGMKLLVRASVAVYQDQGKLQLKVEELVAEGIGDLAARFEELKRRLDAEGLFRGDRKRTLPEFPLVVGVVTSGSGAVWHDIRKVARRRWPGVSLLLAPVRVQGDGAAEEIADAIARMNAAGRADVLIVGRGGGSLEDLWAFNEEVVVRAVVASRIPVVSAVGHETDFTLCDFAADLRAPTPSAAAETCVPDIVTVIASVEAAEERLRQALANAAERARQRLDEAETSLAKAARRVVERGRAAVAERAASLDALSPLATLARGYAVAIGPDGRALRDAAAVREGDAVSVRLARGRLTARVERKEDSQ, encoded by the coding sequence ATGGCGCCTTCCCGCAAGGTCTCCCGGCTCCCCGTCGAGTTCGAGGAGCCGGCGGCCTCCGCCCCGGCCGCGGTCGCGGAAGGGCCGAAGGGCGTGGGCGTCACGGAAGCCGTCCGCCTCATCACGGACACGCTCCGCAAGAATCCCGCGCTCTCCGACATGTGGGTGCGCGGCGAGGTCGGCGACTTCACGGCGGCGCGCTCGGGCCACTGGTACTTCACGCTCAAGGACGCGACGAGCGCGATCGCGTGCGTCATGTGGTCCACCGCGAACGCGCGCGTGCGCTTCCCCGTGAAGACGGGCATGAAGCTCCTCGTGCGCGCGTCGGTCGCCGTCTACCAGGACCAGGGCAAGCTGCAGCTCAAGGTCGAGGAGCTGGTCGCCGAAGGCATCGGCGACCTCGCCGCGCGCTTCGAGGAGCTGAAGCGCAGGCTCGACGCCGAAGGACTCTTCCGCGGCGACCGCAAGCGGACGCTTCCCGAGTTCCCGCTCGTGGTCGGCGTCGTCACGAGCGGATCGGGCGCCGTGTGGCATGACATCCGGAAGGTCGCGCGCCGACGCTGGCCGGGCGTCTCGCTTCTCCTCGCGCCCGTGCGGGTGCAAGGCGATGGCGCCGCGGAGGAGATCGCCGACGCGATCGCGCGCATGAACGCCGCGGGCCGAGCGGACGTCCTCATCGTCGGTCGTGGCGGCGGGAGCCTCGAGGACCTTTGGGCCTTCAACGAGGAGGTCGTCGTGCGGGCGGTCGTCGCAAGCCGGATCCCCGTCGTCTCCGCGGTCGGCCACGAGACCGACTTCACGCTCTGCGATTTCGCGGCGGACCTCCGCGCGCCCACGCCCTCGGCCGCGGCCGAGACGTGCGTCCCCGACATCGTCACCGTCATCGCCTCGGTCGAGGCGGCCGAGGAGCGCCTGAGGCAGGCGCTCGCGAACGCGGCGGAGCGCGCGCGGCAGCGCCTCGACGAGGCCGAAACCTCGCTCGCGAAGGCCGCGAGGCGCGTCGTCGAACGCGGCCGCGCCGCGGTCGCGGAGCGGGCCGCGAGCCTCGACGCGCTCTCGCCCCTCGCGACGCTCGCGCGCGGCTACGCGGTCGCGATCGGCCCCGACGGACGGGCGCTCCGCGACGCGGCGGCCGTCCGCGAGGGCGACGCCGTTTCCGTGCGGCTCGCGAGGGGGCGTCTCACGGCGCGCGTCGAAAGAAAGGAGGATTCGCAATGA
- a CDS encoding DUF61 family protein, with the protein MERGALDKWFALEYATLQRALVREPRPIGDLLDEATPSATTRSGEPHRFARPEIERLASGLDALGRRRLKLPIFLYVDGESMESAAVRDETAARALQAAGVAPQALSFRMGALWLSLPLAYELNRALPTTTQFVFL; encoded by the coding sequence GTGGAACGGGGCGCCCTCGACAAGTGGTTCGCGCTCGAATACGCGACGCTCCAGCGCGCCCTCGTCCGCGAGCCCCGTCCGATCGGCGACCTGCTCGACGAGGCTACGCCGTCGGCGACGACGCGGAGCGGGGAACCCCACCGGTTCGCGCGCCCGGAGATCGAGCGCCTCGCATCGGGCCTCGACGCGCTCGGGCGCCGGCGCCTCAAGCTCCCGATCTTCCTGTACGTTGACGGCGAGAGCATGGAATCGGCCGCGGTGCGCGACGAGACGGCCGCGCGCGCCCTCCAGGCGGCGGGCGTCGCGCCCCAGGCCCTCTCGTTCCGGATGGGGGCGCTGTGGCTCTCCCTCCCGCTCGCCTACGAGCTGAACCGCGCGCTTCCGACGACGACGCAGTTCGTCTTCCTTTGA
- the xseB gene encoding exodeoxyribonuclease VII small subunit — translation MTKKQNTFEESLADLDERVEALESGDLALDEALAAFEEGVKLVARLRADLARVDGRIEELLADGETRSLTPE, via the coding sequence ATGACGAAGAAGCAAAACACGTTCGAGGAATCCCTGGCCGATCTGGACGAGCGCGTCGAGGCACTCGAAAGCGGCGACCTCGCCCTCGACGAGGCTCTCGCCGCCTTCGAGGAGGGCGTGAAGCTGGTCGCTCGCCTGCGCGCGGACCTCGCGCGCGTCGACGGTCGCATCGAGGAGCTGCTCGCGGACGGCGAGACGCGCTCGCTCACGCCCGAGTGA